AGGTCCAGGGCTTTGAGGGGCCCGCCGGCACCGCCGGCCCAGAAGCCCCAGCGGCCGTCCTGGGAAAAGTAGCCCTGGCAGCCGCCGAAGGCCCGCACCTCGCCGATGTGCCGGGTCTCCGGATCGTAGGGGGAGAAGCTGGTCTTGAGGCCGGTGACGGCGTGGGTGAAGGTGGGATTGATCAGCCAGCCGTGGTTCTGATGCAGCCGGGCTTCGGCGGTGAGCAGCTCCTGGGAACCGTCCTGCAAGCTCAGCAGCCGCGTGCGCCCGTCGCTGCCGATGTAGATCACCGAGGAGTCGTCTTTCCACACCGCCGCCCGATGCTCGTAATAGGTCTGGGCGCCCTCGACGAGCACCCGCTCCTCGCCGCTCTCCAGGTCTCGAAGCCGCAGCTCGCCGTCGGCGACGTCCTCGGGATAGGTTTCCTCGCCCTTCGCCAGGCTCATGTAGAGCAGCCGCCGGCCGTCCGGCGACAGGTGGGCACAGCAGTGCTGGCGGGTGGGCTCACTGGCATCGGTGGCCTCACTGTCGTCGGTGGGCTCGCTGCCCCGCATCGGCTCCTCGGTGAGCTGTCGCGGCTCGCTGCCGTCGAAGTCGCGAATCCAGAGGCGCCAGTCGCCGGAGCGCCGGCTCTCCCAAACCACGAAGCCGCGACCCAGGGTGCTCAATTCCTCCGCCGCGGCGGGGCGGCCGGGACTTTTCTCTTCCGCCGGGCCAGCGGTCAGCGGGGCCGCCGACGACGGCCGCAGGGTCAGGGCCACCCAACCCGCCACGGCGCCGGCGGCGAGCACCGCCAAGAGCAGCAGCAGGCTTTGGGTCAGGCTGCCGCGCTGGCGCCGCCGGGAACGCCGGGAGGAGCCACCGCCGGATTGGGGAGACGAGCTGGATCGGAGGGGACGTGGGGTCATATTCGCTGGAATTCCTGCGCCGGAGCGGAGATCGCCGGCGGTTCGAGTGGGTGGCTGCCGGGATCGCTCCGCGGCGGTGGGTTGGGGCTCATTCCGGCCGCGGTCCGCGGCCGAGACGGTGGATCAGGGTTTCGATGGCGTTTTGTGCTCGGGCCTCGCAGAAGCTCTGGAGCACGGCCTTGACCTGGGGAAACTCGAGGCTGATGCGCTCGATGTCGTCGCGGGAGACCTCGAGGGCGGTGATGGGGGTGCTGGCGGTGATGGTGGCAGTGCGGGGTTTGCCGGAGAGCACCGAGACCTCTCCGAAGAGATCGCCGGCGCCGAGTTCCGCCAGCGGCACGTACTGCCCCTGGCCGCCGCGGGTGAAGACCTTGGCGTCTCCCTCCACCAGCAGGTAGAGGCTGTTGCCGGTCTCGCCCTCGGCGACCACGATATCCCCCTGCTCGTAGGTGCGCAGGACGGTGGAGCTGAGCACCTGTTCGAGGATCGGAGCCTCGAAGAGGGTGAAGAAGGTGGAGGCCGCCAGCTCGCGGGTGCGCAGGTCGGCGCTGCGGTCCCGCTCGCTGCCCCCCACATCGTCGATGAGGGCGGCGAGCTCGGCGTGGATGTCGCTGCGCTGGGGATCGAGATCGAGGATCTTCTTATACAGCGCCACCGCCCGGGCGTGGAGCCCCTCGGCGACGTAGCGGCGGGCGAGCTCACGGTAGACCTCCATGGCCCGCTCGCGGTCGCCGGAGAGCTCGAAGACGTCCCCCTGGCGTTGGAAGAGCGACAGATCTTCGGGGTCGCGTCGCAGCTCGCGGTCGATGGCGCCGAGGGCCTTGTCATAATCCCGCCGGGCCAGATAGCGGTCCAGGTGCTCGATCTTGGGGCCGAAAAAGGGGAGGTCTACCACGGTAGTTAGCGTTGGTTTCGAAGGGGTTCGGAGGAGGTCGCGGTGGCTCGGAAGCTCGAAGTCGCGAGCGTCGTTTCACCCAGTCCCTGATCCTAGCATCGATGCTCTTGCGACATGCCGCGGATATTCTCGTCCTGTTTCGAAGCGTCGTTCAGCGTGCGTCAGGCGGCGGGGGGCTACGAAGCACCCACTCTTTGTACGACCAACATCGTGATGTCGTCATATTGCGGCGCGCCGGCGGCGAAGCGGTCGACCTCGCCGAAGAGGCCGTCCACCACCTCCTGGGCGCTGTCCCCGGCGTGCCCGGCGATCGCTTCCTGCATGCGCTCGTCACCCCACTCCTCGCCCTCGGCGTTGTTGGCCTCGTTGACGCCGTCGGTGTAGAGCACCAGCAGATCGCCGGCTTCCAGGGTCAGCTCGCCGGGCTGGTAGGTGCCGCCGGGGAAGAGGCCCAGGGGCATGCCGCCGGGGGGCAGAGCTTCCAGGGCGCCGTCGGAACGCACCACGAAGCCCTCGTTGTGACCGGCGTTGACGTAGCGGCAGACGCCGCTCTCCGGGTCCAGCAGAACGAAGAAGGCGGTGATGAATTTATTGCTCGGGCTGGAGGCGTGGATCAGGTCGTTGGTCTGAGTCACCAGCTTCTCCAGCTCGCTGCCGGTGCCCAGGAGGGCGCGCAGGGAGGCCTGGAGGTTGCTCATCAAGAGCGCCGCCGCCATGCCCTTGCCGGAGACGTCGGCGATGCACAGCAGGTAGGGGGAGGAAGCTCCGCTGCCGGCGGAAGCGGCGGGCGGGCTCGCCGGCAGGGCGTCGTAATAGTCGCCGCCGACCTCCGAGGCCGGCCGATTGCGCGCCGCCAGCTGCCAGCCCGGCGGTTGGGGCAGCACCGCCGGGAAGAGCTTGAGCTGGATCTCGCCGGCCAGCCGCAGATCCCGCTCCAGGGTCTCCCGGCGCAAGGTCTCGGCGAAATACCATGCGTTCTCGAAGGCCACCGCCGCCTGCACCGCCAGTCCGGCGGCGAAGGTCAGGTCATCGTCCTCGTAGGCGCGGTCGCCGGCGGGAGCGCCGAGGGCTACGAAGCCGAGACCGTGGTCTGCGGAGACAAGGGGCACCACCAGCCGAGCCCGGTTGGCCTCCAACCGCTGACGCAGCAGGCCCTCTTCCGGCAGCTCCTCGACCCGCGCCGGAGTGCCCAGGGCGGCCAGCTCCTGGCTCAGCTCCTCCGGTGCCTCGAAGGCCATGCCCAGCTGTCGTTCCACCGCCTCGTGGCCCTCCCGCCAGGCGTGCACCGCGTAGCGCCGAACCAGCCATTGACCGGAGAGGGTGAGACCGAGGATCTGGCCGATGCGTTCGGGATCGAGGGTGGAGGTGAGGCTGCGCACCAGCTCCAGCAGGGTGCGCAGCTGCTGCACCCGGCGATCCAGCTGCAGGTTGAGACGGCGCACCCGCTCGTGGGCGCGGGCGTTGTCGATGGCGCCGGCGGCGATACCCAGCAGGGCCTGGAGGAACTCCGTTTCGGCCTTGCCTGGCGGGCCGGTAAGGGGCCGGCCCAGGCCCA
The genomic region above belongs to Acidobacteriota bacterium and contains:
- a CDS encoding SpoIIE family protein phosphatase, which encodes MSGSLAAGSLEALLESAQLLHGSLQLEELLRSLLRSVMGRLVVSRGLLALVDADGGGARVAVSRGFKTLPAGHAFDPTAASDHGVEHLLVIGDGNSPVGYLGLGRPLTGPPGKAETEFLQALLGIAAGAIDNARAHERVRRLNLQLDRRVQQLRTLLELVRSLTSTLDPERIGQILGLTLSGQWLVRRYAVHAWREGHEAVERQLGMAFEAPEELSQELAALGTPARVEELPEEGLLRQRLEANRARLVVPLVSADHGLGFVALGAPAGDRAYEDDDLTFAAGLAVQAAVAFENAWYFAETLRRETLERDLRLAGEIQLKLFPAVLPQPPGWQLAARNRPASEVGGDYYDALPASPPAASAGSGASSPYLLCIADVSGKGMAAALLMSNLQASLRALLGTGSELEKLVTQTNDLIHASSPSNKFITAFFVLLDPESGVCRYVNAGHNEGFVVRSDGALEALPPGGMPLGLFPGGTYQPGELTLEAGDLLVLYTDGVNEANNAEGEEWGDERMQEAIAGHAGDSAQEVVDGLFGEVDRFAAGAPQYDDITMLVVQRVGAS
- a CDS encoding cyclic nucleotide-binding domain-containing protein → MVDLPFFGPKIEHLDRYLARRDYDKALGAIDRELRRDPEDLSLFQRQGDVFELSGDRERAMEVYRELARRYVAEGLHARAVALYKKILDLDPQRSDIHAELAALIDDVGGSERDRSADLRTRELAASTFFTLFEAPILEQVLSSTVLRTYEQGDIVVAEGETGNSLYLLVEGDAKVFTRGGQGQYVPLAELGAGDLFGEVSVLSGKPRTATITASTPITALEVSRDDIERISLEFPQVKAVLQSFCEARAQNAIETLIHRLGRGPRPE